In Paenibacillus sp. BIC5C1, a genomic segment contains:
- a CDS encoding molybdenum cofactor biosynthesis protein — MKLTIQLFAGIAERLGTSLLEYEYPGTNPTPVQLKEKLGLAYPGAADQIRVSFLAVNQQYASADIIIKAQDELALIPPVSGGDGTHLNGEGHRSSHPEHRTDDGLFLITQSPLSVEATTELVITANHGAALTFVGTTREMTGQQRTVHLEYEAYVPMALSQMAAIGNEINERWPGVKCAISHRIGKVDVAEISVVIAVSSPHRSDCYDASRYAIERLKQNVPIWKKEIWEDGSEWKGHQLGPWNPTDN, encoded by the coding sequence ATGAAATTAACAATTCAACTATTTGCAGGAATCGCTGAACGTCTAGGCACATCCCTGCTTGAATATGAATACCCCGGAACGAATCCAACTCCTGTACAATTAAAAGAAAAACTGGGCCTTGCTTATCCTGGAGCGGCTGATCAAATACGTGTTTCTTTTCTGGCAGTAAACCAGCAGTATGCTTCTGCCGATATTATTATAAAGGCCCAGGATGAACTCGCCTTAATTCCTCCTGTATCGGGAGGTGATGGTACCCACTTGAATGGAGAGGGACATCGTTCATCCCACCCTGAGCATCGCACGGATGATGGATTATTCCTGATCACCCAGTCTCCACTGTCCGTGGAAGCTACAACGGAGCTCGTCATCACTGCAAACCATGGAGCAGCCCTTACCTTTGTTGGCACCACCCGTGAAATGACTGGGCAGCAACGAACGGTTCATCTTGAATATGAGGCTTATGTACCCATGGCACTTTCTCAGATGGCAGCTATCGGTAATGAAATCAATGAACGCTGGCCAGGCGTAAAATGTGCGATTAGCCATCGGATTGGGAAGGTAGACGTAGCAGAGATCAGCGTCGTTATTGCCGTTTCCTCCCCTCATCGCAGTGATTGTTACGACGCAAGCCGTTACGCGATTGAAAGACTCAAACAGAATGTACCCATCTGGAAAAAAGAAATATGGGAAGATGGTTCCGAGTGGAAAGGTCATCAACTAGGACCCTGGAACCCCACAGACAATTAA
- a CDS encoding bifunctional metallophosphatase/5'-nucleotidase: protein MSTKKTQTLTILHTNDIHSHFGSMSSIAAMIGHEKEQAGEFLVVDIGDHMDRMAVETEGTLGAANVDIINLTGYDAITIGNNEGLTFTPEQLAQSYSGLLCPVVCGNVVDQATGQPPVWMKSSLILEKGPFRIGLLGATAPFTAFYELLGWDVLDPVETLREQVEALRHQVDVVVILSHLGLSTDRRLAEQIQGINVILGGHTHHVLEEPLVIGQTVLGAAGKFGQWLGKVVLERQFEANELTLVSSGCVPVQNMLLEESVSLAIDTHRTEAERTLGQTAVITDRTLTIDYDHESPFASLLAQAVRQFTGAQLSLVNAGQLLGDLPHGNITKGMLHSLCPSPINACTICLNGIQIREALEQSLLSEFSRKPIIGFGFRGEILGTLCMDGIDVEYDPLSPPYEKIRAIYMGGEPMRDEQEYVVGTLDMFTFNVGYTSLALGKDTAYRLPEFIRDLLESELKRPGALDDSLRSRWHEI from the coding sequence ATGAGCACCAAGAAGACGCAAACATTAACGATTCTACACACCAATGACATCCATAGTCATTTTGGCTCCATGAGCTCCATCGCCGCCATGATCGGACACGAGAAGGAACAGGCTGGAGAATTTCTGGTCGTGGATATCGGAGATCATATGGACCGGATGGCAGTTGAGACGGAGGGTACCCTGGGGGCGGCCAACGTGGATATCATTAATCTGACCGGTTATGATGCCATAACGATCGGGAACAACGAAGGACTAACATTTACACCCGAGCAACTGGCGCAGTCTTACTCTGGACTTCTTTGTCCTGTTGTATGTGGAAATGTTGTGGATCAGGCTACAGGCCAGCCACCAGTCTGGATGAAATCCTCTCTCATACTGGAGAAGGGGCCATTTCGCATCGGTCTGCTTGGTGCTACAGCACCCTTTACCGCCTTTTATGAATTGTTGGGTTGGGATGTATTGGACCCAGTAGAGACGCTGCGTGAGCAAGTTGAAGCTTTGCGGCATCAGGTGGATGTAGTCGTTATCTTGTCTCATTTGGGGCTTTCCACAGATCGCAGATTGGCCGAACAGATCCAGGGCATCAATGTCATTCTGGGCGGACATACACATCACGTACTGGAAGAACCTTTAGTCATTGGTCAGACGGTGCTTGGAGCGGCAGGCAAGTTTGGTCAGTGGCTCGGTAAGGTGGTACTGGAACGGCAATTTGAAGCGAATGAACTTACACTGGTGAGCAGCGGCTGTGTTCCGGTCCAGAACATGTTGCTCGAAGAAAGCGTCTCGCTGGCTATAGATACACACCGGACGGAAGCTGAGCGTACTCTGGGCCAAACAGCCGTTATTACGGACAGAACGCTGACCATTGATTACGATCACGAGTCTCCGTTTGCGTCTTTGCTCGCCCAAGCAGTTCGTCAGTTCACTGGAGCGCAGCTATCACTTGTTAACGCGGGGCAGCTCCTTGGAGATCTTCCGCATGGCAATATCACAAAGGGGATGTTACATTCCCTATGTCCATCTCCCATTAATGCCTGTACAATATGCTTGAATGGAATTCAGATTCGCGAAGCTCTGGAGCAATCCCTGTTGTCAGAGTTTTCACGTAAACCGATTATCGGATTTGGATTTCGCGGGGAGATTTTAGGAACATTGTGCATGGATGGAATAGATGTGGAGTATGATCCCCTGTCGCCTCCATACGAGAAAATCCGTGCCATATATATGGGGGGCGAGCCGATGCGTGATGAACAAGAATATGTGGTAGGAACACTCGACATGTTTACGTTTAACGTAGGGTATACGTCACTTGCTCTTGGAAAGGATACAGCGTATCGACTTCCTGAATTCATACGTGATCTGCTCGAGTCGGAACTAAAAAGGCCAGGGGCGCTGGATGACAGCCTGCGGTCCCGTTGGCATGAAATCTAA
- a CDS encoding HD-GYP domain-containing protein has translation MRLVHINLLQPGMKLGKRIYSEEGLVLLSEGVELTSRLIGRLKDLGIGYVYISDAATEDIIIPDMLQEETRRRALVEIKQQFQSMSGLKTKSRIPHFGKALSGLMNTILEDIGSQKEAMIMLMDMNASDFDLYNHSLNVCVYTLVLGVASGYTRQQLMEIGLGALLHDIGKTQIAPEILHKPAKLSDEEFKIIQQHTTYGHRILKDEPGIPLLAAHCALQHHERIDGSGYPFGLKDKEIHEYAKWLALADSYDAMTTNRVYKQALLPHQAVEVLYTGSGTLYEQRMLEKFRDCVAIYPLGISVTLSTGEVGVVAAIHSRVPQRPRIRVLKDAYGQTLSAPYEIDLSTALSVMITGVEGVEDATPASARGELF, from the coding sequence GTGCGTTTAGTACATATAAACCTATTGCAGCCTGGCATGAAGCTGGGGAAACGAATTTATAGTGAAGAGGGTTTGGTTCTGCTCAGTGAGGGAGTAGAGCTGACCAGTCGGTTGATTGGACGTCTGAAGGACCTGGGGATTGGATATGTGTATATATCGGATGCAGCAACAGAGGATATCATTATTCCGGATATGCTGCAGGAAGAGACTAGGCGCAGAGCGCTAGTCGAGATCAAACAGCAGTTTCAGAGTATGTCGGGTCTCAAAACCAAAAGCCGAATCCCACACTTCGGAAAAGCACTTAGCGGGTTAATGAATACGATTCTGGAGGACATTGGCAGTCAAAAAGAAGCGATGATTATGCTGATGGATATGAACGCCAGTGATTTTGATCTGTATAATCATTCTCTTAATGTATGTGTGTATACGCTGGTTCTTGGTGTGGCATCAGGCTATACTCGGCAGCAGTTAATGGAGATTGGACTAGGAGCACTGTTGCATGATATCGGTAAAACGCAGATCGCTCCAGAAATTCTGCACAAGCCCGCCAAATTGAGCGATGAGGAATTTAAAATCATACAGCAGCATACTACATATGGACATCGTATTCTCAAAGATGAACCGGGTATACCGCTCCTTGCTGCACATTGCGCATTACAACACCATGAACGGATTGATGGCAGCGGCTATCCTTTTGGTTTGAAAGACAAAGAGATTCATGAGTACGCCAAATGGCTGGCCCTTGCCGATTCATATGATGCGATGACAACCAATCGGGTATATAAACAAGCTTTGCTGCCACATCAAGCTGTGGAAGTATTATACACCGGTTCAGGGACACTTTATGAACAGCGAATGCTGGAAAAATTCCGTGATTGTGTAGCCATTTATCCCTTAGGTATTTCCGTCACGCTAAGTACGGGGGAGGTCGGGGTTGTTGCTGCCATCCATTCGCGTGTTCCGCAACGACCACGTATTCGTGTTCTTAAGGATGCTTACGGCCAGACATTAAGTGCACCCTACGAGATCGATCTGTCCACAGCGTTGTCTGTTATGATTACAGGTGTTGAAGGTGTGGAAGACGCTACGCCAGCTTCAGCACGTGGCGAATTGTTTTGA
- the yfkAB gene encoding radical SAM/CxCxxxxC motif protein YfkAB, translating to MTMLNSGSVEPMPLSPTNDPWDPIGSLRTYGRHVLTSVEMTVTHLCNMRCEHCAVGDMLTMREAPALPLPLMLKRLDEVEHLQTISLTGGEPSFSQKTVDEMIIPLLKYAKERGIRSQINSNLTLDYRRYEQLLPYLDVMHISFNYLNADDFHQVGFANSGRPVKREVAVKMYEKMIENSRKLSEAGMFISAESMINFRTHDKLEGIHQLIREMGCVRHEVHPMYNSNFASSLPVLSLDHMRAAIHRLLDVRDKDMWMLFGTLPFFACSAAEQDRELINRLYSEPKVTVRNDPDGRNRVNVNMFTGNVYVTDFADIPAFGNIRDRKLDDVFHEWSAEHPLNQTVNCHCDAASCCGPNLLVADMYYKGVDFKSRKAITR from the coding sequence ATGACCATGCTAAACTCAGGATCGGTAGAACCGATGCCTTTATCGCCGACTAATGATCCTTGGGATCCAATCGGCTCTTTGCGTACATATGGACGCCATGTGCTGACCAGTGTAGAAATGACCGTGACTCATCTGTGCAATATGCGTTGCGAGCATTGTGCGGTAGGAGATATGTTAACGATGCGCGAAGCACCTGCGCTTCCGCTCCCTTTAATGCTTAAAAGGTTGGATGAAGTTGAGCACCTCCAGACGATTAGTCTGACAGGTGGTGAACCGAGCTTCAGCCAGAAGACCGTGGATGAGATGATCATTCCGCTCCTCAAATATGCCAAGGAACGGGGCATTCGTTCTCAGATCAACTCCAATCTGACACTGGATTACCGTCGGTACGAGCAACTTCTGCCATATTTGGACGTTATGCATATCTCATTCAATTACCTGAATGCCGATGACTTTCACCAAGTCGGGTTTGCCAACAGTGGTAGACCTGTAAAGCGGGAAGTTGCGGTGAAGATGTATGAGAAAATGATTGAAAACTCCCGTAAACTCAGTGAAGCGGGCATGTTTATTTCTGCGGAGTCCATGATTAATTTCCGTACTCATGACAAGCTGGAGGGTATTCATCAATTGATCCGTGAGATGGGCTGTGTCCGTCATGAAGTGCATCCGATGTATAATTCGAATTTTGCTTCTTCGCTGCCGGTGCTTTCCCTTGATCATATGAGAGCGGCTATTCATCGTTTGTTGGATGTGCGTGACAAGGATATGTGGATGCTGTTTGGTACACTTCCGTTCTTCGCATGCAGTGCAGCAGAGCAGGATCGTGAACTGATTAACCGCCTGTATAGCGAACCTAAAGTGACGGTTCGTAATGATCCCGACGGTCGTAACCGCGTTAACGTCAACATGTTCACCGGGAACGTGTATGTTACTGATTTTGCCGACATCCCGGCGTTTGGCAACATTCGTGACCGGAAACTGGATGATGTATTCCATGAGTGGTCAGCGGAACACCCCTTGAATCAGACAGTGAATTGTCATTGTGATGCTGCTTCTTGCTGTGGTCCGAATCTGTTGGTGGCAGATATGTATTATAAAGGTGTGGATTTCAAATCGAGAAAAGCAATTACACGTTGA
- a CDS encoding hemolysin family protein has translation MHTEFHLGQLVFNLVCVFLLVFLNGVFVAAEFSLVKVRQTRLTQLQSEGNKLAGYALKVNGKLDAYLSATQFGITLTSLGLGWLGEPAISELLVEPLMFKLGVADTGLISTVSVIIGFCIITFLHIVLGELAPKSLAIQKTDGVALLLSAPLLLFYKIFFPFIWVLNASANALLRLAGIEPASEGEAHSEDELRILMKQSAKSGVIDKDEIKLMDNIFDFSDMLAREIMLPRTDMDCLYTHMSLEENLKIINATKHSRYPVAVEDKDEIIGFIHITDLLLAEPDHQHDLAALVRPILNVPESMEISHVLRLMQKKHSQMTLVVDEYGGTAGLLTAEEILEEIVGDLYDEFEDERPHMERSGETFSIDGRSLIEEVHEWTGAVIEDEEVDTIGGWLFKELEGSAVKGKTREQNGYVFEVEESTRLRITRVKVYKRPDPEEDKAEMEGQDPDSMQDADRERNRD, from the coding sequence ATTCATACCGAATTTCATCTGGGGCAGTTGGTATTTAATCTGGTCTGTGTGTTTCTGCTCGTATTTTTGAATGGCGTATTTGTCGCAGCGGAATTTTCCCTGGTCAAAGTTAGACAAACACGCCTCACTCAATTACAGAGTGAAGGGAATAAGTTGGCTGGTTATGCACTGAAGGTGAATGGTAAATTGGATGCCTATCTATCGGCAACCCAGTTCGGAATCACGTTGACATCGCTGGGGCTTGGTTGGCTCGGTGAACCGGCTATTTCCGAATTACTGGTCGAACCTCTGATGTTCAAGCTTGGTGTAGCAGATACAGGACTTATATCCACAGTATCGGTCATTATAGGTTTCTGTATCATTACGTTTTTGCACATTGTGCTGGGTGAGCTTGCGCCCAAATCTCTGGCGATTCAAAAAACAGACGGAGTGGCTTTGCTGCTATCGGCACCGTTGCTGTTATTTTATAAAATTTTCTTCCCATTCATCTGGGTACTGAACGCGTCAGCCAATGCACTGCTGCGATTGGCAGGCATTGAACCCGCCAGCGAAGGGGAGGCCCATTCGGAAGATGAGCTTCGAATCTTGATGAAGCAAAGTGCGAAGAGTGGCGTCATCGACAAGGATGAAATCAAACTGATGGATAACATCTTTGATTTCTCGGATATGCTGGCACGTGAAATTATGCTGCCACGTACGGATATGGACTGTCTTTATACGCATATGTCGCTGGAAGAAAACCTGAAAATTATTAATGCAACAAAGCATTCCCGTTATCCTGTAGCTGTTGAGGATAAGGATGAGATTATCGGATTTATCCACATTACCGATCTGCTTCTTGCTGAACCTGACCATCAGCATGATTTGGCTGCGCTTGTCCGTCCGATTCTGAATGTTCCTGAATCGATGGAGATCAGCCATGTACTTCGTCTGATGCAGAAAAAGCACTCCCAGATGACATTGGTGGTCGACGAATACGGGGGCACGGCAGGCTTGCTGACGGCTGAAGAGATTTTGGAAGAGATCGTTGGTGATCTGTATGATGAGTTCGAAGACGAACGTCCGCATATGGAGCGCAGTGGAGAAACTTTTTCCATCGATGGTCGTTCCCTGATTGAAGAGGTCCATGAATGGACCGGAGCTGTCATTGAGGATGAGGAAGTCGATACGATTGGCGGCTGGCTGTTCAAGGAATTGGAAGGCAGTGCGGTCAAAGGTAAAACACGGGAGCAAAACGGTTATGTCTTTGAAGTGGAAGAGTCCACCCGTCTCCGAATTACCAGAGTGAAGGTATATAAGCGACCGGATCCCGAAGAAGATAAGGCGGAAATGGAAGGACAGGATCCAGATTCGATGCAGGATGCTGATCGTGAACGTAACAGGGACTGA
- a CDS encoding spore coat associated protein CotJA, translating into MSDPQLRAYAPFVGPFDPCPPKTIRTYLVPPQLFIPFQPMGWPQFSPAEALRIGTLWPALYSPYTPASSKGRKVEADGT; encoded by the coding sequence GTGTCAGATCCACAGCTTCGTGCTTACGCCCCTTTTGTGGGGCCGTTTGATCCATGTCCACCAAAGACGATTCGGACGTACTTAGTTCCTCCGCAACTGTTTATCCCATTTCAGCCGATGGGCTGGCCGCAGTTCAGTCCTGCAGAAGCCTTAAGAATTGGAACATTGTGGCCTGCTTTATACAGTCCTTATACACCTGCCAGCTCAAAGGGAAGGAAGGTGGAAGCAGATGGAACCTGA